In the genome of Hydrogenophaga sp. PBL-H3, the window CACGGCTGCGCAATTGACCAGACCGATGCACCAGCAACTCGCGCCTGCGCGCGAGTTGTTCGGCACGGTCCGGCGCAGCGCTCATGAGCCAAGGCCCTCGCGGTCTTGCTGGAGCTCCTTGACCGTGGCCGAGAACAGCCGGGTGCCATTGCGCACCCGTTCGCGCGCCAGCCAGGCCGCCACGAACCCCAGGCCCAGGAACAGGCCAGAGAACAAGGCCAACGGCACAAGGCGGTGGGTGTCCCACAGTGCCACGGTGATCAACATGGCCAGAAAGCCCAGCCCCAGGCTGAGAAAAGCCACGGCCACGGCGCCATAGACCAGCAGGCCACCGACGCGCAGCACTTCTTCCTGCGCTTCCACGCTGAGCAACTCCAGCCGGAGCTGAAGCAGTTCCAGCACGGTGGCTGTCAGCCCCTTGAGCGAGGCCGACAGGCGGGTCGGGGGCACCGACATGCCGGAATCGTTCAACGCCGGCTGATCAGCAAGCCGATCAGCAGTCCGATGCCGGCGGCGGTGCCCACGGCACGCCAGGGGTGCTCGTGCACGTAGTCGTCGGTGGCGCGGGCCACCTCGCGGGTCTTTTCCTTGATCGCGTCTTCCGCGTCCAGCAGCTTGTGGCGAGCCTGGCGCAGGTTGTCGTTGATGCGCTCGCGCAGCTCCACCACCTTGCCTTCGGTCTGGTGCGCCGTGGCCATCATCAGCTCTTCGGCGTCGGCAATGACGCGCTGCAGGTCGGCCACCAGTTTCTCTTTGTTGGCCAGGGTGTCTTGGGCGTTCTTGCTCATGGATGGGCTCCTTTCAAAAGTTCATCCTAACAAACCCTCACCCGTAACCCGCCCTACGTTTCGTTACCGCACCGGCAGGCTGCGGCACACCGCCCGGCTCCAACAAAAAAGGGCGGCACCTGCCGCCCTCTCATGTGGTGCCCGCCGCGGGTCAGGCGGATTTGGCCAGGTCCGTGTTGCGCAAGCGGATGTGCAGCTCGCGCAGCTGCTTCTCGTCCACCAGGCTGGGAGCCTGGGTCAGCAGGCACTGGGCGCGCTGGGTCTTGGGGAAGGCGATCACGTCGCGGATGGATTCGGCACCGGTCATCAGCGTGACGATGCGGTCCAGGCCGAAGGCCAGGCCTCCGTGGGGCGGCGCGCCGTACTGCAGCGCGTCGAGCAGGAAGCCGAACTTGACCTGGGCTTCCTCGGGCGTGATCTTCAAGGCATCGAACACCTTCTGCTGCACGGCGGCGGTGTGGATACGCACCGAACCGCCACCGATTTCCCAGCCGTTGAGCACCATGTCGTAGCCCTTGGCGATGCACTTCTCGGGTGCGGTGACCATCCAGTCCTCGTGGCCGTCTTTCGGCGCGGTGAAGGGGTGGTGCACGGCCGTCCAGCGGTCGGCTTCCTCGTCGTGCTCGAACATGGGGAAGTCCACCACCCACATCGGCGCCCAGCGGCTTTCGAACAGGCCATTTTTCTTGCCCAGTTCGCTGTGGCCGATCTTCAGGCGCAGTGCGCCAATGGCGTCGTTGACCACCTTGGCCTTGTCGGCGCCGAAGAAGATGATGTCGCCGTTCTGTGCCTTCGTGCGCGCCAGGATGTCGGCCACGGCCTTGTCGTGCAGGTTCTTGACGATCGGACTCTGCAAGCCGTCGCGGCCTTTGGAGGCGTCGTTGACCTTGATCCAGGCCAGGCCCTTGGCGCCGTAGATCTTGACGAACTCGGTGTAGGCGTCGATCTCGCTGCGGCTCATGTCGGCGCCGCCACGCACGCACAGTGCGACCACACGACCACCCTTCATGGTGGCTGGGGCGGAGAAGACCTTGAAGTCCACATCGCCCATCACGTCGGTGAGTTCGGTGAACTCCAGCATCACGCGCAGGTCGGGCTTGTCGGAGCCGAAGCGGTGCATGGCTTCGCTGTAGGCCATCACCGGAAATTCGCCCAGGTCCACGCCCAGCGCGTTCTGGAACACCGTTTTGATCATGCCCTGGAACATGTCGCGGATGTCTTCTTCGGTCAGGAACGAGGTCTCGATATCGATCTGCGTGAACTCGGGCTGGCGGTCGGCGCGCAAGTCTTCGTCGCGGAAGCACTTGGTGATCTGGTAGTAGCGGTCGAAGCCGGCCACCATGAGCAGCTGCTTGAACAGCTGCGGGCTTTGCGGCAGCGCGAAAAAGTGGCCGTCGTGCACGCGGCTGGGCACGAGGTAGTCGCGCGCGCCTTCGGGCGTGCTCTTGGTGAGCATCGGTGTCTCGATGTCGATGAAGCCGTTGGCGTCGAGGAACTTGCGCACTTCCATCGCCACGCGGTAGCGCAGCATCAGGTTGTTCTGCATGTAAGGGCGGCGCAGATCGAGCACGCGGTGGGTCAGGCGCGTGGTCTCTGAGAGGTTGTCGTCATCCAGCTGGAACGGCGGCGTGACCGAGGGGTTGAGCACCTGCAGGTCGTGGCACAACACCTCGATCTGGCCGCTCTTGAGCTTGTCGTTGGTGGTGCCGGCGGGACGAGCGCGCACGAGGCCGGTGACCTGCACGCAGAATTCGTTGCGCACGTCTTCGGCGGTCTTGAACATCTCGGCGCGGTCGGGGTCGCAGACCACCTGCACATAGCCTTCGCGGTCGCGCAGGTCGATGAAGATCACGCCACCGTGGTCACGGCGGCGGTTCACCCAGCCGCAGAGCTTCACGGTTTCGCCCAGTTGGGCCTCGGTCACCAGACCGCAGTAGTGGGTACGCATCGCCATTTCGCTTCTTCTTTCAACAGGTTCGCGGGTTGGACCCGCAGGGGAACATCAGGAGGTCTTCTCGATGGCGCCGTCGGCGCCCACCTTGAGGTGCAGATTCTTGGGTCCACCGGGCACGATCACGCCCATGGACACGATGTAGGTCAAGGCTTCGTCCACGCTCATCTGCAGCTCCACGCAGGCGCTCTTGCGCACCATCACGAAGTAGCCGCCGGTGGGGTTGGGGGTGGTGGGCACGTACACGCTGTGAAATTCGTCGAGCTCGCTGGTTCGACCCGGTTGCGTTTGCAGGTGGTGCAACACGTCACCGGCGGGGGCGCCGGTGAGGAAGCCAATGGTCCACATGCCTTCGTGCGGCCACTCGATCAGCAAGGCCTTGCGAAAGGCATTGCCTTTCTCGGAAAACAACGTGTCCGACACCTGCTTGACGCCCGAGTAGATCGAACGAACCACGGGAATGCGGTGCAGCAGCGCATGCCACCAGCTCACCAGCTTGTTACCGATGATGTTGGTCGCCAGGGCGCCGATGGAGAGCACCACCACCAGTGCAAACACCACGCCCAGGCCGGGAATGTGCACACCGAAGAGCTGGTCGGGCTGCCAGCTGGTGGGCAGGATGCGCAGCGTCTGGTCGAGCGTGCTGACCACCCACTCCAGCACCCAGAGCGTGATGATCAGCGGCACCAGCACCAGCAGGCCCGAGAACAACCATTTGCGCAAAGACGGCATGCGGATTGGCTCAGGAACCCGACGGTGTGGTCGGGGTGGCAGGTGCCGGCGCGGCTGCGGGTGCAGCGGCGGGCGCGGCGGGCGCCGCTGCGGCGGCGGCATCACCGGCCGGTTTGGCGGGTGCTGCGGCAGCGGGCGCGCCTTCGGTGGCCGGCGTGGCAGCGGGCTTGTTGCCCTCGCGGAAATCGGTGACGTACCAACCCGAGCCTTTGAGCTGGAAACCGGCGGCGGTCAGCTGCTTCTTGAAGCTCGATTGACCGCAGGCCGGGCATGTGGTGAGCGGGTCGTCGGACATTTTCTGCAGCACGTCCTTGGCATGGCCGCAGGACTCGCACTTGTAGGCATAGATGGGCATGGCGTGAACCTGGTGAAGAAGGGGGGTTGTCCCGTCAGGGCAGCCACCCGGCGGGTGCACTGCACTCCCCGGTGGGAAGCGGAACAAAACCCGTCATTATAAATTGAGGGGGTGTCGGGTGCCCTGCCGGGCGTCGGCATCGGGCGGCCCATGGCCGCCCGATGTCACCAGAGGCGCACGCGCACCAGCACCTGCATCACGATGAGACCGAGCAAAAAGCCCAATCCTCCGTACAGGATCGCTTGCAACAGGCGGTTGGTGCGGCGCTGCTCGACCAGCAGGCTGTCGAGTTCACGCCGCAGTTCGTGTGGCTTGTGCTGCAGGTAGTCGTTGATCAGGCGCGGCAGCGCGGGCAACAGCTTGGCGTATTGGGGCGCCTCGGCTTTCAGCTGCTGGAGCAGCTTCTGCGGCCCCACCTGCTCAATCATCCACGTCTCCAGGAACGGCTTGGCGGTGTTCCACAGATCGAGCTCGGGGTCGAGGTCGCGCCCCAACCCCTCGATGTTGAGCAGGGTCTTCTGCAACAGCACGAGCTGGGGCTGGATCTCCACCTGGAAGCGGCGCGAGGTCTGAAACAGGCGCATGAGCACCATGCCGAGCGAGATTTCCTTCAGCGGGCGGTCGAAGTAAGGTTCGCACACCGCTCGGATGGCCGATTCGAGCTCGTCCACCCGCGTCTCGGCAGGCACCCAGCCGGACTCGATGTGCAGCTCGGCCACGCGCTTGTAGTCGCGGCGGAAGAAGGCCGTGAAGTTCTGCGCAAGGTATTCCTTGTCGAACTCGGTCAGGGTGCCGACGATGCCGAAATCCAGCGAGATGTAGCGCCCGAAAGTGGCGGGCGCCGTGCTCACTTGGATGTTGCCCGGGTGCATGTCCGCGTGGAAGAAACCGTCGCGGAACACCTGCGTGAAAAACAGGGTCACGCCATCGCGCGCGAGCTTTGGGATGTCCACGCCCAGGGCGCGCAGTTCGTCAACCTTGTTGATGGGCAAGCCATGCATGCGCTCCATCACCATCACCTCGGTGTAGCAATAGTCCCAGAGCATCTCCGGGATCAGCACCAGGTCCAGACCCTGCATGTTGCGGCGCAGTTGCGCGGCATTCGAGGCCTCGCGCAGCAGGTCCAGTTCGTCGTGCAAGTATTTGTCGAACTCCCCCACCACCTCGCGCGGCTTGAGGCGCTTGCCGTCGGCAGAGAGGCGCTCTACCCAGCCGGCCATCATGCGCATGAGGCTGAGGTCCTTGTCAATCACCGCCAGCATGTTGGGTCGCAGCACCTTCACGGCCACCTCGCGCCCACCGTGGCGGCCATCGCGCAAGGTCGCAAAGTGCACCTGGGCGATTGACGCGCTGGCCACCGGCACCTGTTCAAAGTGCGTGAACACCTCGGACAACGGCTTGCCAAACGCCCGCTCGATGCTGGCCACCGCCACCTCGCTGGGAAACGGCGGCACACGGTCCTGCAGACGGGCAAGTTCGTCGGCGATGTCGGGTGGCAGCAGGTCGCGGCGGGTCGACAAAACCTGGCCGAATTTCACGAAGATCGGGCCCAGGCGCTCCAGGGCTTCGCGCAGGCGCTCGCCACGCGGCGCATCGAGATTTCGGCCGACGGAGACGATGCGCGTGAGCAGGTGGATGCCGCGGCCACGGAAGCTGGAGAGCACCAGCTCGTCCAGCCCGTAGCGCAAGACCACCCAGACGATGAACGCGCCGCGAAAGAGCCGCGTCATGCGCTGGGTCCGCCGTCGCGCGGCGGCACGCCGGCATCGGACGCGGGCGCACTGGCGAAGGGCGGCCTGGCGGGAAAGCCCTCAGGCATGCGGGCCACGAACGACTTGACGGCCGTGGCTGCGGATCGCGCGAACCGCGCGATCGTGTGGGCGGTGGCGTCACCCACCACCCGGGACAGGTCTTCCTCCACGTCCCAGCGCACGTTGTCCACCAGCCAGGCCACCTCGGCCGCCAGTTGCACATCGCCCTGGATGTCCACGCCGGGCTTCTGCCCGGCAAGCACGCTTTGGGCGAGCTCGAGCGGTGAGGTCTGGGTGAGCGTGACGCTGAGTTCGGGCTTCGCGCCGGGCGCACAGCGCTCCAGCAAACCGGCGGCCGTGGGTGCCAGCGTGAGGTGGAAGTCGCCCCACTGGATGCGCACGGGCTTGCCCTTCTGGCGGCGCAGGCGGTCCTGCGCGGCGGGCTCTTGCATGAGCACGTGGTTGAGGAACAGCACGAGGCGGTTCTGCAACTCGTCCACCACCCAGTCAGGCGGGCGGATCGAGCCCAGCAAGGATTGCAGGAAGTTCAAGGGCGAGGCGCCAGAAGCGCCCGGGCCGGACGAAAAAACGGGTGGTTCATTTTTCATGACCACCCGATTTTGACGGATAAAGCACGGTGCACGGCACCATCGGCCATTCCCCGCTCAAGCTCGGGACTCTTGCCCGACCCATTGACCTTATTGCAGCGCCTGCACGCCTGCCACCAGCCAACCGCCCGAGCCGCTCTTGGGGCGCGTGATGTTCCAGACTTCGCGGAACGGGTTGGGGCCGGAGGACGCGTCTTCGCGGATCATTCCCGAGAACTCCACGCTGGCCATGTACTCGTCTTCGGTTTCTTCGATGCCGAGCAGTTGGGCATCAAGCATCACCACTTCAGTCTTGTTGACCCCCCCCCGCTGGCGGATTCCCGCTCGGCCAGCTGGCTGCGAATCTGCTCAAGCATGCCGTCGGTCATCATGGCGCGCAGGCTCGGGATGTCGGAGCGGTCCCAGGCGTCTTGCAAGCTCACGAAGTTGGCCTTGGAGGCTTTGAGGAATCCGTCGGCATCAAAGCCGGCCGGCACACCCCAGGTCTGGCGCCCCATCAGGGCCGCACCGATCATCGAGCCACCCGCGGGCGCGTGGGCCGTGTCCAGCGCAGCGGGGCCACTGCGTTCCCAGGGGCGGGCGGACGCGTCGTTGCCGACGTTCTGCGGGGAGTAGCTGCGCGGCGTGGCAGGGTCGAACTGGGAGTTGCCCGACTGCGTGGCCGGGCCACCGGCGCCTTGGTAGGCCAGTCCACCTGCTGCACCGCTGGCCGCCGAGCGACGGCGCATCACCATGCCGATCACCGCCATGACCACCGCAGCGAGCAGCGCAAACATCAGGAACTGGGCAAAACCTTCCCCCAAACCCAGCGAAGAAGCCAGCCAAGCCAGGCCAAGGCCCGCGGCAAGGCCACCGAGCATGGCGCCCCAGGGCCGCTTGGGCGCTGCGGCAGCCGCCGGACTGGTGGTGGCCGGGCGGGCGGCGGCGTTTTGCGTCGGCGCGGGGGTGGCCTGCTGCGCGGGCGCCGTGGTGCTGCGCTGCTGCGTCACGTTGGTCGACTGCTTGCCGAACGACAAGCCTCCACCCATGCGCTTGGCCCAAACCTCCTGCGAGCTCAGCGCCATGGCGCAAACCAGCATCACCGACCACAACTTGTACATGTCCCTGTCTCCTTCAATCAAAAACCACAACCACGATCAGCATTTGATACCCACATGCAACGCCACCACGCCGGCGCTGAGGTTGTGCACATCCACGTGGCCGAAGCCCGCGCTGCGCATCATCTGCCGCAACTCTTCCTGGCCCGGGTGCATTCGAATGGACTCCGCGAGGTAGCGGTAGCTGTCCTCGTCGTTGGCCACCAGCTTGCCCAGCTTGGGCAGGATGTTGAACGAGTACCAGTCATAAGCCTTTTCGAGCGGTTTCGCCACCCGGGAAAACTCCAGCACCAGCAGCTTGCCGCCCGGCTTGAGGGTGCGATGCATCTCGGCCAGCGCGAGTTCCTTGTTCGTCATGTTGCGCAGTCCAAAGGCCACCGACACGAAATCGAACGAATCGCTGGCAAACGGCAACTTCTCTGCGTCGCACACCAGCGTGGGGAGCACGACACCCTTGTCCAGAAGGCGCGTGCGGCCTTCGCGCAACATCGCCTCGTTGATGTCGGTGTGCACCACGCGGCCGGTGGGCCCGACCTTGTTGGCAAACGCCAGGGACAGATCGCCGGTTCCGCCTGCGATGTCGAGCACGCGGTGACCCGGCTGCGGGTTGGCCACGGTGAGTGTGTAACGCTTCCAGAGCCGGTGCAGGCCGGCCGACATCAGGTCGTTCATCACGTCGTACTTGGGTGCGACCGAGTCGAACACGCTGCGCACACGGGACGCCTTTTCCCGCTCGTCGACGGTCTTGAAGCCGAAATGGGTGTCTGCCATGGCCGCGCCTTCAGTGGCTGCCGCAGGCGTGGCCGCCCTTTTCGATCATGGGCGCGTCGCGCTCCATGCCGGCGGCGGCCAGCCGCGCGGTGTAGTCGGCCCAGAGTTCGGCCTGTTTCGAGCCCAGGAAATACAACAGGTCCCACGAGAAGATGCCCGAGCTGTGGCCATCGGAGAAGGTGGGCTGCACTGCGTAGTTGCCCACCGGTTCCAGGGCAACGATGCCGACCTCGCGCTTGCCGGTCTGCAGCACCTCCTGGCCCGGACCGTGTCCCTGCACTTCGGCAGAGGGCGAATACACACGCATCAGCTCGAACGGAATCTTGAATTCCTGCCCGTCGGAAAAGCCGATCTCAAGCACATGCGACTGCTGGTGCAGCGTGATCGATTGCGGCGATGGGGTGTTCTTGTCGAGTCCGGCCATGGGAATTGTCTCCGTGTATGTTGTGAGGTCAGACCAGCACGCGTTCGATGCCGCCTTCGTTGGCCTTGGCCACATAGGCGGGCAGCCAGTCTTCGCCCAGGATCTGGCGCGCCATCTCGACCACGATGTAGTCGGCTTCGAGCAGGCCGTTGTTCAGGTCATCGCCGTAGCGCGTGAGGCCTTGCAGGCAGCTCGGGCACGAGGTGAGGATCTTCACGTTGTCCGTTGCACCGACGGTGCCGGCGGCGCGCAGGGCGGCTTCACCCTTGAGCAGCTCCTCTTCCTTGCGGAAGCGGATCTGGGTGGAAATGTCGGGCCGGGTCACGCCCAGCGTGCCCGACTCACCGCAGCAGCGTTTGCTCTCCAGCACGTTGTCACCCACCAGCGCCTTCACCGTCTTCATCGGCTCCTGCAGCTTCATGGGGCTGTGGCAGGGGTCGTGGTAGAGGTAGCCCCCCTGGCCGGCCGGCAGCGTGATGCCTTTTTCGAGCAGGTATTCGTGGATGTCGATGATGCGGCAGCCGGGGAAGATCTTGTCGAATTCGTAGCCCTGGAGCTGGTCGTAGCAGGTGCCGCAGCTCACCACCACGGTCTTGATGTCCAGGTAGTTCAGCGTGTTGGCCACGCGGTGGAACAGCACCCGGTTGTCGGTGATGATTTTCTCGGCCTTGTCGAACTGGCCACTGCCGCGCTGCGGATAGCCGCAGCACAGGTAGCCGGGCGGCAGCACGGTCTGCACGCCGGCGTGCCACAGCATGGCCTGCGTGGCCAGGCCCACCTGGCTGAACAGCCGCTCGGAGCCGCAGCCCGGGAAGTAAAACACCGCCTCGGTCTCGGCCGTGGTGCCCACCGGGTTGCGGATGATGGGCACGTAGTCCTTGTCTTCAATGTCCAGCAAGGCACGCGCGGTCTTCTTGGGCAGGCCGCCGGGCATCTTCTTGTTGATGAAGTGGATCACCTGCTCCTTGATGGGAGCCGGCCCCAGCGTGGCGGGCGGCGCGCTGGTCTGCTTGCGGGCCAGTCGCTTGAACAGGTCGTTGGCCAGGCGCTGCGCCTTGAAGCCCACGCCCACCATGGCGCCGCGCATGAACTTGATGGTCTCGGGGTTGGTCGCGTTCAGGAAGAACATGGCCGCAGCATTGCCGGGCCTGAAGCTCTTCTGGCCCATCTTGCGCAACAGGTTGCGCATGTTCATGGTCACGTCGCCAAAGTCGATCTTCACCGGGCAGGGGCTCAGGCACTTGTGGCACACCGTGCAGTGATCGGCCACATCCTCGAACTCTTCCCAGTGCTTGATGCTGATGCCGCGCCGGGTCTGCTCTTCGTACAGGAAGGCCTCCACCAGCAGCGAGGTGGCCAGGATCTTGTTGCGCGGGGAATAAAGCAGGTTGGCGCGCGGCA includes:
- a CDS encoding ubiquinone biosynthesis accessory factor UbiJ, yielding MNFLQSLLGSIRPPDWVVDELQNRLVLFLNHVLMQEPAAQDRLRRQKGKPVRIQWGDFHLTLAPTAAGLLERCAPGAKPELSVTLTQTSPLELAQSVLAGQKPGVDIQGDVQLAAEVAWLVDNVRWDVEEDLSRVVGDATAHTIARFARSAATAVKSFVARMPEGFPARPPFASAPASDAGVPPRDGGPSA
- a CDS encoding phage holin family protein; amino-acid sequence: MSVPPTRLSASLKGLTATVLELLQLRLELLSVEAQEEVLRVGGLLVYGAVAVAFLSLGLGFLAMLITVALWDTHRLVPLALFSGLFLGLGFVAAWLARERVRNGTRLFSATVKELQQDREGLGS
- the ubiB gene encoding ubiquinone biosynthesis regulatory protein kinase UbiB, which encodes MTRLFRGAFIVWVVLRYGLDELVLSSFRGRGIHLLTRIVSVGRNLDAPRGERLREALERLGPIFVKFGQVLSTRRDLLPPDIADELARLQDRVPPFPSEVAVASIERAFGKPLSEVFTHFEQVPVASASIAQVHFATLRDGRHGGREVAVKVLRPNMLAVIDKDLSLMRMMAGWVERLSADGKRLKPREVVGEFDKYLHDELDLLREASNAAQLRRNMQGLDLVLIPEMLWDYCYTEVMVMERMHGLPINKVDELRALGVDIPKLARDGVTLFFTQVFRDGFFHADMHPGNIQVSTAPATFGRYISLDFGIVGTLTEFDKEYLAQNFTAFFRRDYKRVAELHIESGWVPAETRVDELESAIRAVCEPYFDRPLKEISLGMVLMRLFQTSRRFQVEIQPQLVLLQKTLLNIEGLGRDLDPELDLWNTAKPFLETWMIEQVGPQKLLQQLKAEAPQYAKLLPALPRLINDYLQHKPHELRRELDSLLVEQRRTNRLLQAILYGGLGFLLGLIVMQVLVRVRLW
- the aspS gene encoding aspartate--tRNA ligase; translated protein: MAMRTHYCGLVTEAQLGETVKLCGWVNRRRDHGGVIFIDLRDREGYVQVVCDPDRAEMFKTAEDVRNEFCVQVTGLVRARPAGTTNDKLKSGQIEVLCHDLQVLNPSVTPPFQLDDDNLSETTRLTHRVLDLRRPYMQNNLMLRYRVAMEVRKFLDANGFIDIETPMLTKSTPEGARDYLVPSRVHDGHFFALPQSPQLFKQLLMVAGFDRYYQITKCFRDEDLRADRQPEFTQIDIETSFLTEEDIRDMFQGMIKTVFQNALGVDLGEFPVMAYSEAMHRFGSDKPDLRVMLEFTELTDVMGDVDFKVFSAPATMKGGRVVALCVRGGADMSRSEIDAYTEFVKIYGAKGLAWIKVNDASKGRDGLQSPIVKNLHDKAVADILARTKAQNGDIIFFGADKAKVVNDAIGALRLKIGHSELGKKNGLFESRWAPMWVVDFPMFEHDEEADRWTAVHHPFTAPKDGHEDWMVTAPEKCIAKGYDMVLNGWEIGGGSVRIHTAAVQQKVFDALKITPEEAQVKFGFLLDALQYGAPPHGGLAFGLDRIVTLMTGAESIRDVIAFPKTQRAQCLLTQAPSLVDEKQLRELHIRLRNTDLAKSA
- the ubiE gene encoding bifunctional demethylmenaquinone methyltransferase/2-methoxy-6-polyprenyl-1,4-benzoquinol methylase UbiE, whose protein sequence is MADTHFGFKTVDEREKASRVRSVFDSVAPKYDVMNDLMSAGLHRLWKRYTLTVANPQPGHRVLDIAGGTGDLSLAFANKVGPTGRVVHTDINEAMLREGRTRLLDKGVVLPTLVCDAEKLPFASDSFDFVSVAFGLRNMTNKELALAEMHRTLKPGGKLLVLEFSRVAKPLEKAYDWYSFNILPKLGKLVANDEDSYRYLAESIRMHPGQEELRQMMRSAGFGHVDVHNLSAGVVALHVGIKC
- a CDS encoding gamma-butyrobetaine hydroxylase-like domain-containing protein, with product MAGLDKNTPSPQSITLHQQSHVLEIGFSDGQEFKIPFELMRVYSPSAEVQGHGPGQEVLQTGKREVGIVALEPVGNYAVQPTFSDGHSSGIFSWDLLYFLGSKQAELWADYTARLAAAGMERDAPMIEKGGHACGSH
- a CDS encoding DUF883 family protein, translating into MSKNAQDTLANKEKLVADLQRVIADAEELMMATAHQTEGKVVELRERINDNLRQARHKLLDAEDAIKEKTREVARATDDYVHEHPWRAVGTAAGIGLLIGLLISRR
- a CDS encoding FmdB family zinc ribbon protein, with translation MPIYAYKCESCGHAKDVLQKMSDDPLTTCPACGQSSFKKQLTAAGFQLKGSGWYVTDFREGNKPAATPATEGAPAAAAPAKPAGDAAAAAAPAAPAAAPAAAPAPATPTTPSGS
- a CDS encoding DUF502 domain-containing protein, which encodes MPSLRKWLFSGLLVLVPLIITLWVLEWVVSTLDQTLRILPTSWQPDQLFGVHIPGLGVVFALVVVLSIGALATNIIGNKLVSWWHALLHRIPVVRSIYSGVKQVSDTLFSEKGNAFRKALLIEWPHEGMWTIGFLTGAPAGDVLHHLQTQPGRTSELDEFHSVYVPTTPNPTGGYFVMVRKSACVELQMSVDEALTYIVSMGVIVPGGPKNLHLKVGADGAIEKTS